Genomic DNA from Podospora pseudoanserina strain CBS 124.78 chromosome 4, whole genome shotgun sequence:
GGGGTAACCTCCATTTTATCTTGTACCCCGCGGGCAGCTCTACCAGGCCCAACGGCTAAACGCCATTTTTCACAAAGGCAGACGAGCAAAAGCCACGAGGCAACTTCATAACCTACctcgggggggaggtgaaacGTTTCTTGTCCGAGTAACTTGCACCGACATCCCACCCACCGACCGGCGCGCAATCTCAAgtccaacccaaccccacctccgTGCTCTCCCCCGGGCGACCCGAAATAAAAACTCATTGTCCTGGCGcagggacaacaacaacaacaggatTGCTTGAGTGAGCATGTCCGAAACAACACAGCTGCAGACGCAGCAAGCGGTGGCACCCCAGAGTGCCGCCAACCCAAAGCCCGCGAAGGAGCTCTATCCGATGGTGGGCTGGAAGTATGACAGCTTCCTCTGGATAATGTCGCTGCTGGAGGACACGTTCTTTCGAGAGGTGCATCCGCGTAGTGCTTGGAGAGTGCCCAAACATGGCCCTGTTCTGTTCGTGGCTGCCCCGCATGCCAACCAGGTGAGCTTCTCCCTATTCTCTTGAAGTGGCTAATCGCAATAGCTGACAAGTTATGTGGTGCAGTTCGTCGATGCTCTCGTTTTGCTGAGAACACTACAGAAGGAAGCCAAAAGGCGAGTTTCGCTGCTTATCGCGCAAAAGTCAGTGTCTGGCTTCATCGGATGGGCATCTCGCCAGGTGGGCTGCGTGCCAGTAGGACGACCGCAGGACTCGGCGAAGCCCGGTCAGGGCACTGTTTACCTTCCCAATCCAGTGGATGACCCTACGCTTGTTCGTGGGATCGGTACCAATTTCACTGAATTTGGAGAGGTGGGCGGTatcatcttcctcccttcGGCTAAGGGTCAGAGCGGAGAAAGTTTGGATATTAGCGAAGTTATTGGACCCGAGGAGGTTCGCATCAAGCGGCCGCCCAAGGGGAAGCTGGCCATGTCACAGCTTACTGGCCGTGATGATGTGGATGCGAATGGCAAGCTTCTCaacaaggaggacaagaagcccAGGGAGGGGTATCAGGGCATCAAATACAAGATCGCGCCGCATGTGGACCAGTCCAAAGTGTTCCAGGCCGTGTTTGATCGTTTGGCGTCTGGGGGTTGCGTTGGTATCTTCCCTGAGGGAGGCAGTCATGATCGGACTGAGCTGTTGCCTTTGAAGGCGGGTGTGGCGCTGATGGCGCTGGGAACACTGGCGGATCATCCTGATTGCGGCCTCAAGATTGTGCCTGTGGGCATGAATTACTTCCACGCTCACAAGTTCCGCTCGAGAGCCGTTGTGGAGTTTGGGGCTCCTTTGGATATTCCGCGGAACCTGGTTGACGCGTATTCGAACGGCGGGACGGAGGGGAGACGTGAGGCGGTGGGTCAGGTCTTGGACATGGTACACGAAGCCCTGAGCGCTGTCACCGTTTCGGTGCCCGACTATGACACCTTGATGGTTATTCAGGCTGCGAGACGGCTTTACAACCCGACCGGCAAGCCACTGCCGCTTCCTGTGGTCGTCGAACTTAACAGGCGGCTGGCCTTGGGCTACGAGAAGTATAAGGAAGATCCGCGCGTCAAGGAGCTCAAAGAGGCGGTCACCGAGTACAATAAGCAGCTCCGGTACCTCGACATCCGGGACCACCAGGTTGAAAAGGCGAAGCTTTCGTGGTTTACCGTTGTCGCAACGTTTCTCCAGCGCGTTGTGATattgtttcttttgtctgCGGGTGTGATTCCGGGTCTGCTGCTTTTTGCGCCCGTGTTCATCGCCTGCAAGGTCATCAGTCAcaaaaaggccaaggaagcCCTCGCTGGCTCTGTGGTCAAAGTCCAGGGCAAGGACGTCATTGCTACTTGGAAACTGCTGGTCGCCTTGGCTTTGGCTCCTCTCTGCTACAACACCTATGCCATCATCACGCTATACATGGTGCACAAGCACCGGTATTATGGCTGGGTCCCTGAATGGGTACCCTTCTGGGCTGTGTACATCGCCTGCTGCATCTTTTTCATCCTACTCACCTTTGCCGCATTGCGCTTTGGAGAAGTTGGGATGGATATTCTGAAGTCGCTGCGGCCACTTGCCCTCTGCATCAACCCTGCGTCCAGCTACAATGTGGCCAAGTTGCGGGAGAGACGCGCCGAGCTGAAGGCGCAGGTGAcggacatcatcaacacgATTGGCCCCGAGATGTTCCCCGACTTTGAGCACAGTCGCTTGTTGGCTCCAGCTGATTCCGCCGCCCGGGCAGCAGCTCGCAGGGAAGCCGGTGTCAACAGCCCGCCCATCTCACCCAACCGGCCTTCCTACGACCGCCGTTCCAGCTATGGCGTCTCAGTCAACGGAAGCGACAGCCCGCCATTCCAGGCACCCACAAGAAGgaacaccacctcctccagccgcAACATCCCCTACAACGAATCATTCAGCAACATCGCGCAAGCGCAGATTTTTGCTACCAGGCCGACGACGCCTTCTAATCACAGTCGGGCAAGCAGTTCGGGGGGCAGGCCGGGATCGGCTGGTTTCCCGGTGGCTGGGTTCACGACGTTGGATAGCGCCGAGGGATTTGACGAGGCGAGCAAAAAGATTAGGGCTgcgatgaaggagaggggggagatgagaCGGCGAAAGAGCCAGGCGAGGCAGTTTAtgatgggggatgaggggactagtgaggaggatgggagtgatggggttgagtttGGTGATCGGAGGAAGGGGCAgtgagaaagaggggggcggggggcgagaggttgggttggttaagttttcttttgtttattttttttggtctttATTCGTTACTCAGGAGACTTTGTAACTGGGAGTAAGATACCCCCAGGAAGGCGGATGGCTGGCAAGCCGGTGGCCgctctttggtggtgttaagggggaagagaaaggaaaaTATCTGGTATGGGTTagtcttttttttgtggttGCGGTTTGAATCTGAGATGGTTCTAGTTGTTTATATTGATGTGTATTTGTATTTActtttttggtggtttttctatctggtgatggttgtgtgATGATTATGCTGAATCACGCTTGTAATGAAGAGTTGGGTGACATGCTTCAAGGCTGTTCTTCTAATGTAGAAATGATGAATAATGACAATTAACTCAAAACTCCCAGCTGATGATACCCCAGAGTTTGTATTCCTGCCTATTGTTTCGTCCCTGTGTAGTCTCATTCATTCCCTGGCACGTCTGGCTCGTGTCGGGCTAAGTCCACTATCCAAAGGTTTCAGCTCTCTCTGTTCACGACAGGTTCTTCCGTTCTATGCGATCATCCCGATTAAGCCGAAACAGAGACAGCCCCAGCAGTCCTTCtatcatcagcatcaacaggAAGTCTAATCCTGCTgtacctcccccctctttcctCATCAGCGTCCTTGATCAGAAGCCCCATCTCGAAAATGACTGGCTTCCTGGCCGccaggagggagaagagacCAACAAAGATGCTCAGAGCTCTGTTTCCGACCATGTTAGCCAAAATTCATCATCAGTTGTTTGCGGGGACGGGGACATACCCAATAGTTTCACTCAGAACCGACAACTCTACCTCCGAGTATCTATAATAATAAGACGGGCCGGCCAGATCAATGCTCGCAATGACGATGGGGGGGATGCCCAGGATGATATCCGTCACCCAGGCCACGCCGTATCTTGGCTTCTTTTCA
This window encodes:
- the SCT1 gene encoding Glycerol-3-phosphate/dihydroxyacetone phosphate acyltransferase (EggNog:ENOG503NVRF; COG:I), with amino-acid sequence MSETTQLQTQQAVAPQSAANPKPAKELYPMVGWKYDSFLWIMSLLEDTFFREVHPRSAWRVPKHGPVLFVAAPHANQFVDALVLLRTLQKEAKRRVSLLIAQKSVSGFIGWASRQVGCVPVGRPQDSAKPGQGTVYLPNPVDDPTLVRGIGTNFTEFGEVGGIIFLPSAKGQSGESLDISEVIGPEEVRIKRPPKGKLAMSQLTGRDDVDANGKLLNKEDKKPREGYQGIKYKIAPHVDQSKVFQAVFDRLASGGCVGIFPEGGSHDRTELLPLKAGVALMALGTLADHPDCGLKIVPVGMNYFHAHKFRSRAVVEFGAPLDIPRNLVDAYSNGGTEGRREAVGQVLDMVHEALSAVTVSVPDYDTLMVIQAARRLYNPTGKPLPLPVVVELNRRLALGYEKYKEDPRVKELKEAVTEYNKQLRYLDIRDHQVEKAKLSWFTVVATFLQRVVILFLLSAGVIPGLLLFAPVFIACKVISHKKAKEALAGSVVKVQGKDVIATWKLLVALALAPLCYNTYAIITLYMVHKHRYYGWVPEWVPFWAVYIACCIFFILLTFAALRFGEVGMDILKSLRPLALCINPASSYNVAKLRERRAELKAQVTDIINTIGPEMFPDFEHSRLLAPADSAARAAARREAGVNSPPISPNRPSYDRRSSYGVSVNGSDSPPFQAPTRRNTTSSSRNIPYNESFSNIAQAQIFATRPTTPSNHSRASSSGGRPGSAGFPVAGFTTLDSAEGFDEASKKIRAAMKERGEMRRRKSQARQFMMGDEGTSEEDGSDGVEFGDRRKGQ